The Castanea sativa cultivar Marrone di Chiusa Pesio chromosome 11, ASM4071231v1 genome contains a region encoding:
- the LOC142617199 gene encoding beta-glucosidase 17-like isoform X1, translating to MAIQGPFLFCLLGLACLSAYTEAAKPSHSKPFNRTCFPNGFIFGAGSAAYQSEGAAHIDDRGPSIWDTFTREHPEKIADGSNGDVADDFYHRYKGDIKLMRKIGLDSFRFSISWSRILPKGKISGGVNPQGVKFYNNLINELLLNGIKPLVTLFHFDTPQALEDEYGGLLSPKIVKDYLDYVDFCFKTFGDQVKLWVTMNEPNGLCINGYTLGTSAPGRCSNYVGNCTAGNSATEPYIVAHNLLLAHGGAVKLYKDKYQPYQHGKIGITIVSHWFVPKYQISANRKATYRVLDFLFGWFVHPVIYGDYPKSMKSLVGNRLPRFTEAQSKLLKGSLDFLGVNYYTTNYVESAPSSNGVNVSYVSDRQATLTTDKNGTPIGTPTALNWLFIYPKGLRELLLYIKENYNNPVIYITENGMADANNRSLPIKDALKDSLRIKYHYGHLSYLLKAIKEGVNVKGYYVWSFFDDFEWDGGYTARFGLIFVDFNNNLRRYLKHSAYLFKLFLLK from the exons ATGGCGATCCAAGGTCCTTTCCTCTTTTGCCTCCTTGGCTTGGCCTGCTTGTCTGCTTACACTGAAGCTGCAAAACCAAGTCATTCAAAACCATTTAATAGGACCTGTTTTCCTAATGGTTTTATATTTGGAGCTGGTTCAGCTGCTTACCAG TCTGAAGGCGCAGCACATATTGATGATAGGGGCCCTAGTATATGGGATACTTTCACTCGGGAACATCCAG AAAAAATTGCTGATGGTAGCAATGGAGATGTAGCTGATGACTTTTATCATCGTTATAAG GGGGACATAAAACTGATGAGAAAAATTGGATTGGACTCTTTCAGATTCTCTATTTCATGGTCAAGAATATTACCTA AGGGAAAAATAAGCGGGGGAGTAAATCCACAAGGTGTTAAATTCTACAACAACCTCATCAACGAGCTCCTGTTGAATG GTATCAAGCCCCTAGTGACTTTGTTCCATTTtgacactccacaagcacttgaAGATGAGTATGGTGGACTTTTAAGCCCCAAAATAGT GAAGGATTATCTAGATTACGTGGATTTTTGTTTCAAAACATTTGGGGATCAAGTTAAGCTATGGGTCACAATGAACGAACCAAATGGGCTATGCATCAATGGGTACACCTTAGGTACTTCTGCACCAGGACGATGTTCTAATTATGTTGGAAATTGTACTGCCGGTAACTCTGCCACCGAGCCCTATATTGTTGCCCATAACTTACTTCTTGCTCATGGAGGTGCTGTGAAGTTGTACAAGGACAAGTACCAG CCATATCAACATGGGAAAATTGGGATTACAATAGTGTCACATTGGTTTGTACCAAAATACCAAATTTCTGCCAACAGAAAGGCTACCTATAGAGTTCTTGATTTCCTTTTTGGTTG GTTTGTCCATCCGGTCATATATGGTGACTATCCCAAAAGCATGAAATCTTTGGTGGGTAATCGATTGCCCAGATTCACTGAAGCTCAATCCAAGTTACTAAAAGGGTCCCTCGATTTTCTTGGTGTAAATTACTACACTACAAATTATGTAGAAAGTGCTCCCTCTTCTAATGGTGTTAATGTTAGTTATGTCTCTGATAGACAAGCCACCCTCACAA CTGATAAAAATGGAACTCCTATTGGTACacc GACAGCTTTGAACTGGCTATTCATCTATCCTAAGGGACTTCGAGAGCTTTTGCTATACATAAAGGAAAATTACAACAATCCAGTAATATACATAACAGAGAACG GAATGGCTGATGCAAATAATAGATCTTTGCCAATTAAAGATGCCCTCAAAGATAGTCTGAGGATAAAATACCATTATGGACATTTATCATATCTTTTAAAGGCTATCAA GGAGGGCGTGAATGTGAAGGGATACTATGTTTGGTCATTCTTTGACGACTTTGAATGGGATGGTGGTTACACTGCTCGGTTTggtcttatttttgttgattttaataACAATCTGAGGAGATACCTCAAGCACTCTGCCTATTTGTTCAAGTTGTTTCTCCTAAAATAA
- the LOC142617199 gene encoding beta-glucosidase 17-like isoform X2, translated as MAIQGPFLFCLLGLACLSAYTEAAKPSHSKPFNRTCFPNGFIFGAGSAAYQSEGAAHIDDRGPSIWDTFTREHPEKIADGSNGDVADDFYHRYKGDIKLMRKIGLDSFRFSISWSRILPKGKISGGVNPQGVKFYNNLINELLLNGIKPLVTLFHFDTPQALEDEYGGLLSPKIVKDYLDYVDFCFKTFGDQVKLWVTMNEPNGLCINGYTLGTSAPGRCSNYVGNCTAGNSATEPYIVAHNLLLAHGGAVKLYKDKYQPYQHGKIGITIVSHWFVPKYQISANRKATYRVLDFLFGWFVHPVIYGDYPKSMKSLVGNRLPRFTEAQSKLLKGSLDFLGVNYYTTNYVESAPSSNGVNVSYVSDRQATLTTDKNGTPIGTPTALNWLFIYPKGLRELLLYIKENYNNPVIYITENDLCQLKMPSKIV; from the exons ATGGCGATCCAAGGTCCTTTCCTCTTTTGCCTCCTTGGCTTGGCCTGCTTGTCTGCTTACACTGAAGCTGCAAAACCAAGTCATTCAAAACCATTTAATAGGACCTGTTTTCCTAATGGTTTTATATTTGGAGCTGGTTCAGCTGCTTACCAG TCTGAAGGCGCAGCACATATTGATGATAGGGGCCCTAGTATATGGGATACTTTCACTCGGGAACATCCAG AAAAAATTGCTGATGGTAGCAATGGAGATGTAGCTGATGACTTTTATCATCGTTATAAG GGGGACATAAAACTGATGAGAAAAATTGGATTGGACTCTTTCAGATTCTCTATTTCATGGTCAAGAATATTACCTA AGGGAAAAATAAGCGGGGGAGTAAATCCACAAGGTGTTAAATTCTACAACAACCTCATCAACGAGCTCCTGTTGAATG GTATCAAGCCCCTAGTGACTTTGTTCCATTTtgacactccacaagcacttgaAGATGAGTATGGTGGACTTTTAAGCCCCAAAATAGT GAAGGATTATCTAGATTACGTGGATTTTTGTTTCAAAACATTTGGGGATCAAGTTAAGCTATGGGTCACAATGAACGAACCAAATGGGCTATGCATCAATGGGTACACCTTAGGTACTTCTGCACCAGGACGATGTTCTAATTATGTTGGAAATTGTACTGCCGGTAACTCTGCCACCGAGCCCTATATTGTTGCCCATAACTTACTTCTTGCTCATGGAGGTGCTGTGAAGTTGTACAAGGACAAGTACCAG CCATATCAACATGGGAAAATTGGGATTACAATAGTGTCACATTGGTTTGTACCAAAATACCAAATTTCTGCCAACAGAAAGGCTACCTATAGAGTTCTTGATTTCCTTTTTGGTTG GTTTGTCCATCCGGTCATATATGGTGACTATCCCAAAAGCATGAAATCTTTGGTGGGTAATCGATTGCCCAGATTCACTGAAGCTCAATCCAAGTTACTAAAAGGGTCCCTCGATTTTCTTGGTGTAAATTACTACACTACAAATTATGTAGAAAGTGCTCCCTCTTCTAATGGTGTTAATGTTAGTTATGTCTCTGATAGACAAGCCACCCTCACAA CTGATAAAAATGGAACTCCTATTGGTACacc GACAGCTTTGAACTGGCTATTCATCTATCCTAAGGGACTTCGAGAGCTTTTGCTATACATAAAGGAAAATTACAACAATCCAGTAATATACATAACAGAGAACG ATCTTTGCCAATTAAAGATGCCCTCAAAGATAGTCTGA
- the LOC142614966 gene encoding anthocyanidin 3-O-glucosyltransferase 5-like — MESSNSKPHVVLVASPGVGHLVRVLELSNRLAANQNLHVTTFVVVESHSTATAGTTGESQLVQSAKARRLKNQDIIELPPVTHNTNAPIFTRLSALMHEILPTLRSSISALKHNPTALVVDIFGTPLLEVADHFHMLKYVFVSSAWSNALLLYFPVLDKEAQGVELGELKEPIKMPGCKPVRPADLLDSMMDRTKSDYKMLLQIGLKMRNSDGILVNSWEELDATTLKALREEDGYGKVPVYTVGPVTRPFDNDHGHGHDHPLLHWLDEQPAESVLYISFGSLGVLSPQQIIELAFGLEQSQQRFIWVLRTPRNCTSTMEGLDYLPDGFLERTQKVGQVFTKWAPQSDILAHGSIGGFLTHCGWNSSLESILNGVPMIAWPLFAEQKMNATQLAEDYGVAVRPKVAPSKEIVGKEEIEMMARNVMEGNGKAMRARVKELKKSGEKALAEGGSTFNTLSQLANQFQLNCQRQKS, encoded by the coding sequence ATGGAGAGCTCAAACTCAAAGCCTCATGTAGTACTAGTCGCTAGTCCCGGCGTGGGCCACCTTGTCCGTGTCCTCGAGCTCAGCAACCGCCTTGCTGCCAATCAAAACTTGCACGTGACCACCTTCGTCGTCGTGGAATCTCACTCCACAGCCACTGCCGGCACCACCGGCGAATCCCAACTAGTCCAATCCGCCAAGGCTCGGAGACTGAAAAACCAAGACATCATAGAGTTACCACCAGTAACCCATAATACAAATGCTCCCATCTTCACAAGGCTCAGTGCCCTCATGCATGAGATACTTCCAACCCTCCGATCTTCCATCTCAGCCCTGAAGCACAATCCAACGGCCCTCGTTGTTGATATTTTTGGAACACCGTTACTTGAGGTGGCAGACCACTTTCACATGCTGAAGTACGTGTTTGTTTCCTCTGCATGGTCAAATGCATTGCTCTTATACTTTCCAGTGCTTGACAAAGAAGCACAAGGAGTTGAATTGGGTGAGCTGAAAGAACCAATCAAAATGCCTGGTTGCAAACCAGTTCGACCTGCTGATTTGCTCGACTCGATGATGGACCGGACAAAGAGCGATTACAAGATGTTGTTACAAATAGGGTTGAAGATGAGAAACAGTGATGGAATTTTGGTGAATTCTTGGGAAGAATTGGATGCCACAACGCTTAAAGCATTGAGAGAGGAAGATGGTTATGGAAAAGTACCGGTGTACACAGTTGGGCCAGTGACTAGACCCTTTGATAATGATCATGGCCATGGTCATGATCATCCATTGTTGCATTGGTTAGATGAGCAACCAGCTGAGTCAGTGCTTTACATTTCATTTGGGAGTCTTGGGGTTCTTTCACCTCAGCAAATCATTGAGTTAGCTTTTGGTTTAGAGCAAAGCCAACAGAGATTCATTTGGGTACTACGCACACCCAGAAACTGCACTAGCACTATGGAGGGTTTGGATTACTTGCCAGATGGATTTTTGGAAAGGACCCAAAAGGTGGGCCAGGTATTCACAAAGTGGGCTCCACAATCGGACATATTGGCACACGGATCAATAGGAGGGTTCTTAACTCATTGTGGGTGGAACTCGTCTTTGGAGAGTATACTAAATGGAGTGCCAATGATAGCTTGGCCTTTGTTTGCAGAGCAAAAAATGAATGCTACACAGTTAGCTGAAGATTATGGTGTGGCTGTGAGGCCCAAAGTTGCGCCAAGTAAAGAAATAGTGGGAAAGGAGGAGATTGAAATGATGGCGAGGAATGTTATGGAAGGGAATGGTAAGGCAATGAGGGCTAGAGTTAAGGAGCTTAAGAAAAGTGGGGAAAAAGCTTTGGCTGAGGGTGGTTCTACTTTCAACACTTTGTCTCAATTGGCAAACCAATTCCAATTGAACTGTCAACGCCAGAAAAGTTAA
- the LOC142617045 gene encoding uncharacterized protein LOC142617045, giving the protein MAIKLDMSKAYDRVECGYLENVMRKMGFNERWIGLIMACVKLVSYSILINGEPQGFIQPTRGICQGDPLSPFLFLLCTKGLHGLIQQAANMGEIKGFPLCWRGPTLTHLLFVDNSLLFCRASGDECRKIIDILEKYEGESGQKGQRGEKRKIHCLKWEELTKSKLEGGMGFRYIAMFNDSLLAKQAWRLLKNPDSLLHKVFKARFFPNCTFMEAKHSSSDSHAWNSILHGRDILLRAANGELGMGRQWIKWDEEQREHDKVLWWTLWSLQVLNKIKNLVWRACRNSLPTKDKLVRQTIIENPICDCYNQLPESALHALWTCGELDLVWEEEPFQHYWRRHTFVDFKELLSWLIITDHNLELFSTSVWLIWTQRNQVRMSQQNINLHQILSSAKERVAEFAMTQPMPIITRPNLTSVWAKWRPPNPDVMKINCDGAIFKEQKKWALVS; this is encoded by the exons ATGGCTATTAAACTGGATATGAGCAAAGCATATGACCGGGTGGAATGCGGTTACCTTGAAAATGTTATGAGAAAGATGGGTTTTAATGAGAGGTGGATAGGATTAATCATGGCATGTGTAAAATTAGTCTCTTACTCCATTCTGATCAATGGAGAACCTCAAGGTTTTATCCAACCCACTAGAGGTATTTGCCAAGGTGACCCATTATCACCTTTCCTCTTCCTACTTTGCACCAAAGGTCTCCATGGCCTAATCCAACAAGCAGCAAATATGGGAGAAATCAAGGGCTTCCCTCTTTGTTGGAGAGGCCCAACACTAACACATTTATTGTTTGTAGATAATAGCCTCCTCTTTTGTAGGGCAAGTGGTGATGAATGTAGGAAGATCATTGATATCCTTGAGAAGTATGAAGGGGAGTCGGGCCAAAAG GgacaaagaggagaaaaaagaaagatccATTGCTTGAAGTGGGAGGAACTAACTAAGTCAAAATTGGAGGGTGGTATGGGGTTTAGGTATATAGCTATGTTCAATGACTCCTTGTTAGCTAAACAAGCATGGAGGTTATTGAAAAACCCGGACTCATTGTTGCACAAAGTCTTCAAGGCGCGCTTCTTTCCAAATTGTACCTTTATGGAGGCTAAACATTCTAGTAGCGACTCTCATGCGTGGAATAGCATCTTGCATGGAAGGGACATATTACTTAGGGCTGCCAATGGAGAATTGGGAATGGGAAGACAGTGG ATCAAGTGGGATGAAGAACAAAGGGAGCATGATAAGGTATTGTGGTGGACACTTTGGTCCCTTCAGGTGCTGAACAAAATCAAGAATTTGGTGTGGAGGGCTTGCAGGAACTCGTTGCCAACTAAGGATAAATTGGTGAGGCAAACTATCATCGAAAATCCGATATGTGACTGCTACAATCAATTACCTGAATCAGCTCTACATGCTCTCTGGACTTGTGGTGAACTGGACCTGGTGTGGGAAGAAGAACCGTTTCAACATTACTGGAGAAGACACACCTTTGTGGATTTTAAAGAGTTGCTTTCATGGCTCATTATAACTGATCACAACTTGGAGCTATTCTCTACTTCGGTGTGGTTAATCTGGACACAAAGGAACCAGGTGCGTATGAGCCAACAGAACATAAATCTCCATCAGATTCTGTCGTCAGCAAAGGAGCGTGTGGCTGAGTTTGCAATGACCCAACCTATGCCTATCATCACTCGGCCTAACCTCACTTCAGTTTGGGCTAAGTGGCGTCCTCCAAATCCAGATGTGATGAAGATCAATTGTGATGGAGCTATTTTTAAGGAGCAGAAAAAATGGGCATTGGTGTCATGA